A region of Lycium barbarum isolate Lr01 chromosome 1, ASM1917538v2, whole genome shotgun sequence DNA encodes the following proteins:
- the LOC132645514 gene encoding heterogeneous nuclear ribonucleoprotein 1-like: MDFDVTEPRIALYDDEEEQFEEQNEETDQQMGSSETREDIEMTDKVDDTTGHELKHSINESSAGKLFVGGIAWETTEESFGKHFSQFGEITDSVIMMDRISGRPRGFGFVTYADPEIANKVLEEDHIIDGRAVEVKKTVSKEDMHVKGALKTKKIFIGGLPLSLTEDELKEYFSSYGYVVEHQIMLDQITGRSRGFGFVTFDNEEAVEKVLSNGHMHELRGKQVEIKRAEPKRAGVEHASENRLHRGGSSSKSYGGIGGSVEGFGGGYGGKMGRGYGGYGGYEGYSDYGGYGKFAGSYGAGPAGFYPGYGGYGYGFGFGGAMYGAAAYGGGSYGAPSYYGSGTGYGSGGGWNDGGKGGYIGGGNPAGYGGAKGYGSGGSSGGGNGGANAYGNSGANGRFHPYWK, encoded by the exons ATGGATTTTGATGTAACTGAGCCAAGGATAGCTCTTTACGATGATGAAGAAGAACAGTTTGAGGAACAAAACGAGGAAACCGACCAACAAATGGGATCTTCAGAAACCCGTGAAGATATAGAAATGACTGATAAAGTAGACGATACGACAGGCCATGAATTAAAACATTCAATCAATGAATCTTCAGCAGG AAAACTTTTTGTTGGAGGCATTGCTTGGGAGACAACCGAAG AATCTTTTGGGAAGCATTTCAGCCAGTTTGGAGAGATAACTGATTCTGTAATAATGATGGATAGAATCTCTGGAAGGCCACGAGGATTTGGATTTGTTACATATGCTGACCCGGAAATTGCAAATAAAGTTTTAGAGGAAGATCATATCATAGATGGTAGAGCG GTGGAAGTGAAGAAAACAGTATCTAAGGAGGACATGCATGTTAAAGGAGCATTGAAAACAAAGAAAATCTTTATTGGTGGTCTTCCGTTATCTTTAACTGAAG ATGAGTTGAAGGAATATTTTTCTTCTTATGGCTATGTCGTGGAGCATCAGATCATGCTGGATCAAATCACTGGTCGGTCCCGAGGATTTGGGTTTGTGACTTTTGATAATGAagaagcagttgaaaaggttttATCTAACGGCCATATGCATGAACTTCGTGGCAAACAA GTTGAAATTAAGAGGGCGGAGCCAAAGAGAGCTGGTGTTGAACATGCAAGTGAAAACCGGCTACATCGTGGTGGGAGTAGTTCAAAATCATATGGTGGCATTGGTGGTTCTGTAGAGGGTTTTGGTGGTGGATATGGTGGAAAGATGGGTAGAGGGTATGGTGGATACGGAGGATATGAAGGATACAGTGACTATGGCGGGTATGGCAAGTTTGCAGGAAGTTATGGTGCAGGTCCTGCAGGATTTTACCCTGGATATGGTGGATACGGTTATGGCTTTGGGTTTGGTGGAGCTATGTATGGTGCAGCTGCTTATGGTGGCGGCAGCTATGGTGCACCTTCCTACTATGGCAGTGGTACTGGTTATGGGAGTGGTGGCGGCTGGAATGATGGGGGTAAAGGCGGATATATAGGTGGTGGCAATCCTGCTGGTTATGGTGGTGCAAAAGGGTATGGTAGTGGTGGCAGCAGTGGTGGGGGAAACGGTGGTGCCAATGCATATGGAAATAGCGGTGCTAATGGAAGGTTTCATCCTTATTGGAAGTGA
- the LOC132645521 gene encoding uncharacterized protein LOC132645521 yields the protein MEIEGTDGSKTRLKPGSTIEFGRGLGFTSDDKTVSRRQILFQIHKDETKVKFEVVGRNPIWVYSNKDGKVSTFRKFERGEMENGDMFCVSAKKATWFTLKRIDFEDEVKRGGEKEMEMETQLAESLESSSCPEGIEFDLEHVDISGIDPVQEFGFLVMGHEFDGYPKKMIREIKNWNWFIEEERAESDDDEDSDRKGRKGGRRKRKKKGEGDDDEWTGESEDEKELLTRSKKLQGPKYVTRSKDKSNAKRKKPSTQQKARPSEEEYEEDEEDETLGSFIVDDVEDEPEVGDEEEEEEFDDDDDDE from the exons ATGGAAATTGAAGGTACAGATGGGTCCAAAACCCGACTCAAACCCGGTTCAACCATAGAGTTCGGTAGAGGACTCGGGTTCACCTCCGATGACAAAACCGTTTCTCGCCGTCAAATCTTGTTCCAAATCCACAAAGATGAAACTAAGGTTAAGTTTGAAGTTGTTGGAAGGAACCCCATTTGGGTATACAGCAATAAAGATGGTAAAGTTAGTACTTTTAGGAAGTTTGAAAGAGGCGAAATGGAGAATGGTGACATGTTCTGTGTATCAGCCAAGAAGGCGACTTGGTTTACCTTGAAAAGAATTGATTTTGAGGATGAAGTAAAAAGGGGTGGCGAGAAAGAGATGGAAATGGAGACCCAATTGGCTGAAAGTCTTGAGAGTAGTTCATGTCCTGAAGGGATTGAATTTGACCTTGAGCATGTTGATATTTCGGGCATTGACCCTGTTCAAG AGTTTGGTTTTCTGGTGATGGGACATGAATTCGATGGTTATCCCAAGAAAATGATTCGGGAGATAAAGAACTGGAATTGGTTTATTGAGGAGGAACGAGCAGAgagtgatgatgatgaggattCTGATAGAAAAGGCAGAAAGGGTGGTAGGAGAAAACGGAAGAAAAAAGGCGAGGGAGATGATGATGAGTGGACTGGCGAAAGTGAAGATGAGAAGGAACTGCTCACGAGATCTAAGAAGCTTCAGGGACCTAAATACGTGACAAGGTCCAAGGACAAGTCTAATGCAAAACGGAAAAAACCTTCCACACAACAGAAAGCTAGACCCTCTGAAGAAGAATATGAGGAAGATGAAGAGGATGAAACACTGGGGAGTTTCATTGTAGACGATGTAGAAGATGAGCCGGAAGTTGGTgacgaagaagaagaggaggaatttgatgatgatgatgatgatgaatga
- the LOC132616675 gene encoding uncharacterized protein LOC132616675, whose protein sequence is MEEYRFASSNSSQIQVQLVVSYTKRLATVDRLQMFGIDVPKDCVFCTRSEETFDHLFFTCSYTNNIWARLLKWLGHTRVIGNWQEKIEWMSRMARRKNGTFVMMLYYIWHRRNSMRFQGARLETQKIYG, encoded by the coding sequence ATGGAAGAGTATCGGTTTGCAAGCTCAAATTCATCCCAGATACAAGTTCAACTCGTGGTTAGCTATACAAAAAGGCTAGCTACAGTTGACAGACTACAGATGTTTGGCATTGATGTGCCTAAAGACTGTGTCTTCTGTACTAGGAGTGAAGAAACTTTTGATCACTTGTTCTTCACCTGCTCATACACCAACAACATTTGGGCTAGACTGCTGAAATGGTTGGGGCATACTAGAGTTATTGGTAACTGGCAGGAAAAAATAGAATGGATGAGCAGAATGGCTAGAAGGAAAAATGGAACTTTTGTCATGATGCTTTACTACATTTGGCATCGGAGAAATTCCATGAGATTCCAAGGTGCTAGACTGGAAACTCAGAAGATTTACGGATAG
- the LOC132645532 gene encoding protein bfr2-like has translation MEIEGTDGSKTRLKPGSTIEFGRGLGFTSDDKTVSRRQILFQIHKDETKVKFEVVGRNPIWVYSNKDGKVSTFRKFERGEMENGDMFCVSAKKAIWFTLKRIDFGDEDKKGGEKEMEMETQLAESLESSSCPEGIEFDLEHVDISGIDPVQEFGFLVMGHEFDGYPKRMIREIKNWNWFIEDERAESDADEDSDRKGRKGARRKRKKKGKGDDDDEWTGESEDEKELLTKSKKLQGPKYVTRSKDKSNAKKSKRSTQQEARSPEEEYEEEEDEDEEDETLGGFIVDNVEDEPEVGDEEEEEEFDDDDEEVLED, from the exons ATGGAAATTGAAGGTACAGATGGGTCCAAAACCCGACTCAAACCCGGTTCAACCATAGAGTTCGGTAGAGGACTCGGGTTCACCTCCGATGACAAAACCGTTTCTCGCCGTCAAATCTTGTTCCAAATCCACAAAGATGAAACTAAGGTTAAGTTTGAAGTTGTTGGAAGGAACCCCATTTGGGTATACAGCAATAAAGATGGTAAAGTTAGTACTTTTAGGAAGTTTGAAAGAGGCGAAATGGAGAATGGTGACATGTTCTGTGTATCAGCCAAGAAAGCGATTTGGTTCACCTTGAAGAGAATTGATTTTGGGGATGAAGATAAAAAGGGTGGCGAGAAAGAGATGGAAATGGAGACCCAATTGGCTGAAAGTCTTGAGAGTAGTTCATGTCCTGAAGGGATTGAATTTGACCTTGAGCATGTTGATATTTCGGGCATTGACCCTGTTCAAG AATTTGGCTTTCTGGTGATGGGGCATGAATTCGATGGTTATCCCAAGAGAATGATTCGGGAGATAAAGAACTGGAATTGGTTTATCGAGGATGAACGAGCAGAGAGTGATGCTGATGAGGATTCTGATAGAAAAGGCAGAAAGGGCGCTAGGAGAAAACGGAAGAAAAAAGGCAagggagatgatgatgatgagtggACTGGAGAAAGTGAAGATGAGAAGGAACTGCTTACGAAATCTAAGAAGCTTCAGGGACCTAAATACGTGACAAGGTCCAAGGACAAGTCTAATGCAAAAAAGAGTAAACGTTCTACACAACAGGAAGCTAGATCCCCTGAAGAAGAATACGAGGAAGAAGAAGACGAAGATGAAGAGGATGAAACACTAGGGGGTTTCATTGTAGACAATGTAGAAGATGAGCCAGAAGTTGGTgacgaagaagaagaggaggaattcgatgatgatgatgaagaagtgTTAGAAGATTGA